The genomic region CTCGACCGAGCCCGAACGGTCATCATCCTGACCGTCAGCCCGCTCGAGGAACACGGCCCTCACCTGCCGGTGGGCGTCGACGCTTTCACGGCGGAGGCCTTCGCCCGGACCGTCGCCGAGCAGCTCTCGACCCGCCGGCCCGGCTGGACCGTGGTCCTCGCCCCGACGCTCTACCTCGGCTGCTTCACCTTCGACGCGGTCGGCACGATCCGCGTTCGCCAGCGGGTCGTCCGCGACGCGGTGGTGGACTTCGGCGCCTCGCTGGCCCGCGCCGGGTTCCGCTACATCCTCGTTTCCAACGGGCACGCCGGGCCGGGACACCTGGTGGCGCTCGAAGAGGCCGCCGGCATCGTCTCCCGCCGGCACGGCGTGACCATGGCCTCCTTCACCGGCCACCTCGCGTGGGAGTTCCTCCGGGGTCGCTACCTCCCGAAAGTCGAGACGGCCCTCGGCCGTCCCCTCTCGGCCGCCGAGCGGCAGGCGCTCGCCGAGGACGCCCACGGCGGATGGTGGGAAACCTCCCTGATGCTGGTGCTGCGACCGGACCTGGTCGACGACGGCTACCGCGCGCTTCCGCCCGCCCGCTACTCGTTGCCGGCGCGCCTGGTCCCGAACTATCCGCTGCGGAGCGGCGGCCAAGGCTACGTGGGGCACCCGGCCCTCGCCGACCCGGCCTTCGCCCGGGTCATCCTGGACGTGCTGACGGCGGAGGGCATGGAGCTGGTCGACGGGATGCTCGACGGACGCATCCGGGCCGCCGGGCACCACTCGCCGTTCTTCGCGGTCCCCCTCTTCCGAACCAATTTCTGGCGGGTCGTCGGCGCGGCATGTGCGGCGGCGGGCGTGGCGGCGGCCGCCTGGTGGGTGCTCGGATGATCGTGGCCATCCTGGGCGGCACCGGGAAGGAGGGGACGGGGTTGGCGCTGCGCTGGGCGCGGGCCCGTCACCACATCCTGATCGGCTCGCGGAGCCCCGACCGCGCCTGGGAGCGAGCGCGGGAGTTGGCGCGCCAGGTGCCGGGCGGCGCCTTCGACGGTCGCACCAACGAGGAGGCCGGCCGCGAGGGCGACCTCGTGGTGGTGACGGTTCCCCACGCGGGACACCGCGCGCTCCTCACCGACCTGCGTCCCGTCCTGGCCGGCAAGATCGTGCTCGAGACGGTGGTGCCGCTGGACTTCGGAGGTCCGCGCCTCTACGCGCCACCCCGCGAGGGGTCGGCGGCCGAGGAGGCTCAGGCCGTGCTCGGGCCGGACGCGCGCGTGGTCGCGGGTCTCCATGCGCTGGCGGCCGACGAGCTCGGGAGCCTCGATCACACGCTCGACGCCGACGTCCTGATCTGCGGCGACGACGCCGACGCCAAGTCGACCGCAGCCGGATTGATCGAGGACCTCGGCGTCCGCTGCCTGGACGCGGGGCCGCTCACCATGGCGCCGGTCCTCGAGGGGCTGACCGCGCTCATGGTCCGGCTCAACCGTCGCTACAAGTCGAAGTCGGCCGCGCTCCGCATCACCGGCGTCGAGAAGAACACGCGATGAGCGGGACCGGGCCGATCCCCCTCGCAGCCCGTCGTCCTCGGTAGTCGGCGCGCCTCAACGTATGCGGCATACGCCTCGGCCCGCCTCCTCCCTGCGTCCTAGGGCTGCTCGGGTCTCGGCCCGGTCCCAACGCCGGACCCGTTCAAGTTGCTGATCCGAGAGTACCGCCGTGACCACCCCGCGCGAGCTCGATGTCCGGGCGGTCGGCCTCATCCTCCTCCTCGCCGCCCTCTGGGGTGGCAACACCGTGGCCATCAAGCTCGGCCTGGCCGACGCCCCGCCGCTGGCCCTCGGCTGGATGCGCTTCGTGCTGGGCGGCCTCTGCGTCCTCGGGTGGGGCTGGTGGACGCGCGCTCCATTCACGCTGCGCCCGGGGGAGCTCTGGCCGCTCCTCGGGCTCGGCCTTCTGTTCGCCGTGCAGCTCGGCACGCTCAACATCGGGACCTGGCTGTCCACGGCCGGCCACGCCGTCGTCATCCTGAACGCGTACCCCGTGCACATCGTCGTCATCGCGCACTTCCTGGTGCCGGGTGACCGGATGACGCTCGGCAAGCTCGGCGGCGTGCTGCTGGGCTATGGCGGGGTCATCCTCCTCTTCGCGGACCAGCGCTCCGCCGTCCGGCTGTCCGATTCGACGATCGTCGCCGGCGACCTCGTGCTCGCCCTCAGCGCGCTGCTCCTGGGACTCCGGCAGGTGGTGCTCAACCGCCAGCTCCAGTTCATCCACCCGGTGAAGCCGCTCCTGGCCCAGGTCGTGATCGGCACCCCGCTCTTCGTCGCCCTGTCCGCCTGGTTCGAGCCCGAGCCGATCCGCTGGACGCCCGGGCTGGCCGGGTCGCTGTTCTACCAGGGGTTCCTCATC from Candidatus Methylomirabilota bacterium harbors:
- the npdG gene encoding NADPH-dependent F420 reductase — translated: MGARMIVAILGGTGKEGTGLALRWARARHHILIGSRSPDRAWERARELARQVPGGAFDGRTNEEAGREGDLVVVTVPHAGHRALLTDLRPVLAGKIVLETVVPLDFGGPRLYAPPREGSAAEEAQAVLGPDARVVAGLHALAADELGSLDHTLDADVLICGDDADAKSTAAGLIEDLGVRCLDAGPLTMAPVLEGLTALMVRLNRRYKSKSAALRITGVEKNTR
- a CDS encoding DMT family transporter, which codes for MTTPRELDVRAVGLILLLAALWGGNTVAIKLGLADAPPLALGWMRFVLGGLCVLGWGWWTRAPFTLRPGELWPLLGLGLLFAVQLGTLNIGTWLSTAGHAVVILNAYPVHIVVIAHFLVPGDRMTLGKLGGVLLGYGGVILLFADQRSAVRLSDSTIVAGDLVLALSALLLGLRQVVLNRQLQFIHPVKPLLAQVVIGTPLFVALSAWFEPEPIRWTPGLAGSLFYQGFLIAGFNFIANMWVLQHYRPSAVAAFSLTTPLFGVLATALILHEPITWTLGVSALLVAGGIAAATLIRPPSGRAATTAPAARPDEAAS
- a CDS encoding creatininase family protein codes for the protein MSVCRLEELSSSALDALDRARTVIILTVSPLEEHGPHLPVGVDAFTAEAFARTVAEQLSTRRPGWTVVLAPTLYLGCFTFDAVGTIRVRQRVVRDAVVDFGASLARAGFRYILVSNGHAGPGHLVALEEAAGIVSRRHGVTMASFTGHLAWEFLRGRYLPKVETALGRPLSAAERQALAEDAHGGWWETSLMLVLRPDLVDDGYRALPPARYSLPARLVPNYPLRSGGQGYVGHPALADPAFARVILDVLTAEGMELVDGMLDGRIRAAGHHSPFFAVPLFRTNFWRVVGAACAAAGVAAAAWWVLG